The genomic interval GTCAGAACAAACATTGTTTTTGAAAACTTTTCTTTTCAAGTAAGAGAACTCTGTAGCTTTGTACTGTTTGAATGTCTGCATCATTTAATTGTTGTTGCAAAGCATGGAGACTTCACTTTTAATCACTCATACTTTTATTATTCAGCTTTTCTATAGGCCTTCTTTCCACCCATTGCTAGGCCTAATCGGCCCAACATACAAGGCTCAACATACacaattttaattgttttggCTTGATTCCTAAAACTACAAAATATTACATCTATCTCTTAGGAATTTGTACTTTTCTTTCTAAAACCAGAAACAAATTTGTGTTAGTTGTTTAtgtactttatttatttaatggATTTTTTCACCCGCATGGATGACATTGATTCTGATATAAGTTTACAAAACATGTAAAATgacagaaatatttttttattttacaatatattttgaaataaaaaaattatattattatgttaaAAATAGATAGGAGTTCCCTATCCAGTGTAACTAAGGCCTAGTGTTGCTAAGGTTCAATGTTGTAAAGGTTTAGTTTTCCCATACTTCTAAATGACAGGCTCAACATTGTTCAAGCTCAACATTTGTAAGGTCCAGTGTTGCTAAGGCTCAGTGTTACTACGGTCAAGTGTTGCTAAGGCTAAAGGTTACTAAGGCTCCACACTGCAGCAATTACTCCAGCATGTGGCTCGCCGTGTTATTAACTGATCCTCCATACTCCATAACCCGAAGCGTACTTGCTGTAGGAAGTTAATAAAACTGCTGTTGTGTCCGAAGTCATTCTGCATTCTGTTATTGTCTGCCATTGCATGATGGTCTTCGTGCTCTGTCCGGAAGGGGCCATATGCATACACCTGGGGAAGTTTAAGTAAAGAGTCTCTGTAAGATGCTATTCTGTCATCATTTACAAATAGTGTGAGAAAGCGccatttccattggctgaTTTTGGCAAGTTGTTTCATTATTTCCGATTGATCTGATTTATTGAGaaataatatttcattttattctCAAGGTTACATTACATTTCTATATTTCTTTGCAAATTTTAAATTTCTATATATTACATATATTATATTACTATATTTATTTGCATATTTTGAACTCCAATATTAATTGAAAACAATAGTAAGGCGTGGCTGTGGCAAGAAGATCGATTGATCATGCctccattttattaaacaTGTCTTCGTAAATATGTTTATGTGATACTGAATGAAAGCTCCGGAATATCTTTGTGAGATTCACAACATCAACATTGGCATCGTTCGACGTCATGTTGAATTGCTTTCCCTAAAATCGTCCTAGCATTCTGGGTGTATGTTTGTGGTGAACTGATGTATATAATGCAGGCCCAGGATGTTTCTAGTGTGGGGGGTGAGGTgtgtgcgaaatccgaaaaagtggacctaatcttaccgggaaagggggggggatgagttctctgataaaaatatgaccacccctgaaagaacaaaaaatattttttatgccttttcaggcccgtagccaggattttgagggATGGTtcggggtggttcgtttttccatttcagtgGACCAcatttccggtatacccctctcctcacCTTATTAAATTAGGtaatcaatcttgtttttaaaatgttattaatagggaGCTTTGtaacatatagcgataattataaagataattattagaaaaagatttttatagtcattttaaagacattgatgtgcacggtatatctcCAGCCAAATGTTATATAGCTTTGTTTGTTCTGATCGGACCTTCAAGccaggtgtgtgtgtgtgtgtggggggggggggggggggctcgtccgtacccccctggctacgggcctgctttTACAGTATTCACAGGACGTTTATTGATCCAAAAAAGCCTGACTTGTAGATTACTGGCATACCAGAGTGattagcttatgctttatagttttgtctacaaatagcacgtctattgcgaatacaaagtggactttcgatcgttgtaggggggggggggggtggcgttcgcaccccctgcacccctcctCCCCCGGGCACGGGCCTGTAATGTGTTGGCTTTGCGAGACTGAGCAAGTTATCTCTTTACCTGCAACTCGTACTGTGCCACGTAATGTCGTAACACAATGTAATGCTCCAAGAATGCATCCACTTTGCCCTCCTCCTTGAAGCGCTTCAGATGTCGTGGGTCTGAGAGCATCTTTTCCTGTGAATCGGACAGTGCGTGCTTCATCGATTTTACTTCTTTTTTCAGCTGACCTAGAAAGAAGGAAAAAAGCCTTCCAAAACCCTGTCGTTTACTTAATTGTTTACATCTGTTTACTGTTTTGAGTGGAGTGCGCAGGAAACCTGTCCAAAAAAACGTCAAGGCCTAggcctttttttcaaaatggcgacctgtaaaaatgaaaaaaaaaaaaaaaaaaaacgaattcaTGCAAGTTTACTCGGAAATACTGGACGTACCCTGTTCTACGGCTACACGAAGGCGAAAAGGCCCTGAAACACCCTAAGAGTGGCATAACAGCTCAGTGGGTTCGGGGACTGTGAATGCCTCGTCTACTTTTATAAGGTTGTTAAGCCGGAGGTCCTGTCTCTCACCGCACATCATTAACCTGTATTGGTTACGTAAAAGAACAGCTGGAGACGTTGACCTGTGCTACCATCTCCAGTTACAGTGCTTACGCTAGAACTCACACTAATGGGTGTAAATTGTAAACTGTGCAGTAACAGTCATTTGAGTGAGTTACCTGTTAGGATTTTGGCACAGGGTAGCCAAATCAGTGCTATTCTTTCCCTGACTGTTTCAATGGTTGCCTCACCTATACGTGTCCTGTCGTCTGTGATTGAAGAACCCTCTGGGACCCACTGGGACCCCCCGGTGCCTATGTAGTCTAGCGCTGGGTCACCTGTTGAATAGAGATGTTTAATTTCAACGTATAAAGGATACGAACATCAGACTGCGAACATGCCGTTTTGTTGATGCAATGCCATTAGCATACACTGAGACTTTGAAAGACTGGGAATTTGAAATAAGCCCCTCTTTCTATTACTGCCCTTTTCAAAATTGTGCGAACTTTCGTCAACAAGTTCCAGTTGCTGAACCGTTTTCTAGCATCCGTCATTCAAACAAACGGAATTACGTTGGTATTTTTTATTGGCCCGCGTCTTGCGGAGAGATGGCGTGATTGGGAATCAtatttcagtgctggccaatgaaaCTGTTTCAATGGTTTTGAATGACAGTCAGAAGGcgatttagctgttggaaatcGTCGGCTGAATATTAAAAATTGCAATGATAGAAAGGGGTTCGCAAAGTAACATGCAGAAATCAAATATAAGCCCTCCTCTTCGAGACAGAAATAAAGTTAGGATGGGGAGTAATTGCATCATTGCTGTCTCGTCCTACCATATTCTTGACACTTCTTGACGAGTTTCGTAAAACATCTCCATTCCTTAGGCTGATAGCCAAGCGTATAACACACTCTCAGGATCAGCAGAGGCAGAATGCGCGGAGAGGCAAGGAACTAGAAAACAAGCCAACCCTCAGCTAAGCCACGCCTATTCCTTATACTGGGCTATGCGTAGCGCCGAAACCACAGGCGATACCGATACTAGTACACTAGTATCGATACTACAGGCGATACCGATACTACAGGCGATATCGATACCATAGGCGATACCGATACTAGTACATTAGTATCGATACCACAGGCGATACCGATACTACAGGCGATACCGATACTAGAGGCGATACTGATACTACAGGCGATACCGATACGAGTGTTTATACCGAATAGTCAGCTGTATTACCTCATCAACAGTGCCAAATATTGCTTGACAGAAAAGTATCCAGAAAGTCTTTATTCCGTATGCTTTGAGCATATCCGGGATACTCATCCAATGTGCCGTCTGGCTTACACGAGGCGGAATCTTAGCTGCAGGGGCAAAGCAATAATGTGGTCACGGGAATAAGGCGAGGgcatgggggaaggggggagtaTCTTCGGATGTCTTTTAAATCGCAGCGGTCAAAGCGGGATTAAAGCaaggcgatggtgatggtgatggtggtgctgatggtgatggtgatggtgatgggtgGTGACGAGGCGATTATAGGTAGGTCCTTCTAATTAAATATTTGAACGATAATGTTGAATACATTGAAAACTTCCTCTGTCCTTACGTTCAAAAAGATGAGACATCGTCTGACCAAATGCCATCACCAGCGCCCATGTGACCGGGTTAAAGTACCATGCAATAAGCGTAAACCCGTTATAGAAATAGAAGTCTCGGTACAGCTTCGTATTATTCCAGCAGGCTTCCGGAGGAAAACTTATACCCAGGATCTGACGTGTATTTTTCACGGCAAGCTGGAAACAGACGTTGGCGAGGCAGTACAATACGAAGAGAGGAAGCACCATAAAGATCTGTGAGAGAATCAGGAGAGTAAGGTATTGTCCTGTCATTACCGATTTAACTTATACCAAGCTGTGAGTGGCTTATACTACTTGTACTAGAACACAGGTAAGGCTGACTAATACCTGCTCTTACCTCCTGATGGCTAACCTTGTACTAATTCAGTAAATTTTATACTTTAGCAAAAGAACAGAGccgtttttaattttatttcattgtaGGTAAATTATTGCATTTCACAGAGATCAGGCTGATTTTGTTCGTTTTATTTTCCAAATTGACGTTTCAAAACTTAAACAGAAGTGCCAAGTTAATTGCGGGGCAAAGATTGAAGACAATCGGAAAACTTACTCCCATAAAAGGCGTTTTCTGAATGAGTCCCCATATGATGTACCACACAAGAAAGATGGCGGCCAGGACTGCAGCTCCGTTAGGTACCAGGACGGAGATGTTATCAGTAGTATAGCATCCTTGGAACCGGAATTGTGCAAAGAAAGTCAGCATGGCCAGTACTACCAGAGGCTGAGGGTGCAAAGGATACAGATCGAGTGTTTATCATTCCTTATCACTGCCATCATCAACATTGTGAAAGCTAGCCGACCAAACTCGTCAAAATATCATAATCAACAACACCATTATAAAAAAACCCGCCAAAGTAGTTACCGCTATCTTCAAAACagatcatcatcaacatcaacatcaccaccatcatcgccatcgccatcgcaaccatcaccaccgccaccgccttcaccatcactatcatcatcattacaaaTATTAATCATTACCATAAACATCATCattcaacatcattatcatcaccggCATAACCAACGTCGCCATTACCGCCATTATTGCTATCATGTCCACTACTATCACTATATCGATTTACTTTCTTACCATGAATAAATAATGCCCAAGCTTTGTCCAGAACCTTGTATGGAAAATCTCGACCAGGTAAAGCTGGTAGTGAAGACTAAGGCCAGTGACATTGGTCAGGGGGGCCACAAAGAATGTAGCTATGAAACGAGGGAGGGGTCTGTCAGAACGTAGAATGCAGTCACAGTGACTGCGCCAGCATTTCATCTCCCAACTATCAGGCCAAAAGCGTTTTGCCGGGGACACCTTAAAACACATTGAATGGAATCTCTGTTAAGCGACCACTTTTCTAATTCCAAAGAACATGGCATTCAGTCAAATCGTTGCCGCCGCGtggctcggagcctctggtacccagggtattaAGTCCTCTGAAAAAGGGTCGTTAAATAACTCCCGATCCACCCGCAAGATTTTGGGCCTCcagctttttttaaaatttaaccGGCTTTTCACACTTAATTACCACTGCATTTGCGTATGTTATGCCTAgtacataacgacataggcgcgcgcactctgtttagcccgacataacgacatggacataatgacataacagaaaaaaacatgttttcttctcttatgtcgttatgttcatgTCGTTCTGTTGGGCTTTAGGcaaaatgtcgaaccattcacacttgaacatatgaacataagAGTGCACGCGCTTATGTCGTtctgtcactagtgtgcaccaggcatgaGCAAAAAATGCcgaccaccccccccccccccccccataacaaaaaaaaagcaacgCACAACTGGAGACGGTAAAATACCAAGTGCAATAAGGCATCcagttttttttcaatttctaaacaataacaaagatggGACTGACTGAGGCTCTTTAAGTACCAAGTAACAACTCTCCTTACTGGTGCCAGCAGCCTTCGACGCTCTTCATCCCGTGCAGCCTCGGCATCAACTGATTCAATGTGCTGAGCATCCTCTTCATCTACACCCCCTTGGGGAATACCCTGTCGAGGATCCATGCTTCCATACCCCACCCCCTTAAGTATTGATCCACTACGACACATGGTCTCGTACACTATActgtctct from Nematostella vectensis chromosome 14, jaNemVect1.1, whole genome shotgun sequence carries:
- the LOC116620786 gene encoding uncharacterized protein LOC116620786, which gives rise to MGCAVSRLCLAQPPKLLVVEEPVLQKPSIKLCALENVCKTFADVGDKVVVYVDFGLSWRPCSLRVANHHGIRKMAASAACFDDDEEQRPDRYRYEIMVAGQITELELVHPADQSSSSFKAWLRLPDDDYGGYTEGLCIPIRLPYTDQDGKTYKEVSEFDVEQASAVLFQPLWSQLKKHNRDSIVYETMCRSGSILKGVGYGSMDPRQGIPQGGVDEEDAQHIESVDAEAARDEERRRLLAPVSPAKRFWPDSWEMKCWRSHCDCILRSDRPLPRFIATFFVAPLTNVTGLSLHYQLYLVEIFHTRFWTKLGHYLFMPLVVLAMLTFFAQFRFQGCYTTDNISVLVPNGAAVLAAIFLVWYIIWGLIQKTPFMGIFMVLPLFVLYCLANVCFQLAVKNTRQILGISFPPEACWNNTKLYRDFYFYNGFTLIAWYFNPVTWALVMAFGQTMSHLFEPKIPPRVSQTAHWMSIPDMLKAYGIKTFWILFCQAIFGTVDEFLASPRILPLLILRVCYTLGYQPKEWRCFTKLVKKCQEYGDPALDYIGTGGSQWVPEGSSITDDRTRIGQLKKEVKSMKHALSDSQEKMLSDPRHLKRFKEEGKVDAFLEHYIVLRHYVAQYELQVYAYGPFRTEHEDHHAMADNNRMQNDFGHNSSFINFLQQVRFGLWSMEDQLITRRATCWSNCCSVEP